In Methanonatronarchaeum thermophilum, a genomic segment contains:
- a CDS encoding acetylornithine transaminase has product MSYEEISMLGEKHLINVYNRLPLLLERGEGTRVWDSEGNEYLDFVAGIAVNSVGHCHPNVVEAVREQAGKLIHCSNLYHIESQAKLAEKISELSFGDKVFFGNSGTEANEAAIKLARRATENNEIIAAEGSFHGRSLGSLSATWKNRYRGPFKPLVPGFSFVKYGDIEELKNRVSGETAAVILEPIQGEGGVNVPPEGYIEAVREVCDDTGTLLIFDEVQTGMGRTGRWFGYQHYDVEPDIISLAKSLGGGFPVGALVARKEVAEAFTPGDHASTFGGNPIACTSALATIKTIEQEGLVERSRELGSYMRNQLKKIGEENSWVYEVRGKGLMIGFETDGKAQEIVDNALEQNVLLNKVSDDVIRFVPPLTVTKKEIDKVVSLIG; this is encoded by the coding sequence ATGAGTTATGAAGAGATTTCTATGTTAGGTGAGAAACACCTAATCAATGTTTATAATAGATTGCCTTTATTGTTGGAGCGTGGTGAGGGAACACGTGTATGGGATTCTGAGGGCAATGAATATCTTGATTTCGTTGCAGGGATAGCTGTTAACTCTGTTGGCCATTGCCATCCAAATGTTGTCGAGGCAGTTAGGGAGCAAGCTGGTAAGTTGATTCATTGCTCCAACCTCTATCACATTGAGAGTCAGGCAAAACTTGCAGAGAAGATATCTGAACTATCGTTTGGAGATAAAGTTTTTTTCGGTAATAGTGGTACAGAAGCGAATGAAGCCGCTATAAAACTGGCTAGAAGGGCGACTGAAAATAATGAGATAATAGCTGCAGAAGGTTCTTTCCATGGCCGTTCACTTGGTTCTTTAAGCGCTACATGGAAAAATCGGTATAGAGGTCCGTTCAAACCATTGGTGCCAGGATTCTCTTTTGTGAAGTATGGAGATATTGAGGAACTGAAGAACCGGGTTTCTGGGGAAACAGCTGCGGTGATATTGGAGCCTATACAAGGAGAAGGAGGTGTGAATGTACCTCCAGAGGGATATATAGAAGCTGTGCGAGAGGTATGTGACGACACTGGAACGCTATTGATTTTCGATGAAGTACAGACCGGTATGGGTCGGACAGGTAGGTGGTTTGGATACCAACACTACGATGTTGAGCCCGACATAATTTCACTTGCCAAATCTCTAGGTGGTGGATTTCCAGTAGGGGCATTGGTTGCTAGAAAAGAGGTTGCAGAAGCCTTCACTCCCGGAGACCACGCCTCAACATTCGGTGGAAACCCAATCGCTTGTACATCAGCTCTAGCTACAATAAAAACCATAGAGCAGGAAGGGTTGGTTGAACGCTCCAGAGAGCTAGGCAGTTACATGAGAAACCAACTGAAAAAAATAGGAGAGGAAAACAGTTGGGTATATGAGGTTAGAGGTAAAGGATTGATGATAGGGTTTGAAACAGATGGTAAAGCCCAAGAAATAGTTGACAACGCCCTAGAACAAAACGTCTTATTAAATAAAGTCAGCGATGACGTAATACGTTTTGTACCTCCATTAACAGTTACAAAAAAAGAAATCGATAAGGTGGTATCTCTAATTGGTTGA
- a CDS encoding DEAD/DEAH box helicase produces the protein MVCDNMLGVEGVLDGLEEEDWYDGQIAHREVLPEEDAVYGEVELHPKIRDYLGENDIRLYSHQARAVRSVKDGDDVIITTPTASGKTLVFNIPVFEELLRDPEARALYIYPTKALSNDQLTTLKEMDSFLGSGGWPGVYDGDTPRDRKVRIRNRSKIILTNPYGLHYYLPWHEKWSTVFQNLKFIVLDEVHNYRGVFGSNVSHLLHRLLRLSKKYGSDPQIIMSSATIANPQELSKKLTGRKFTKITDDGSESGEKHFIFWDTKENPDYSPHMQASALLRYLVQQDLQTLCFTVSRRIAELVSRWAGKDDVIKAYRAGYLPKERRKIEKQLKNGSIKGVASTNALELGIDIGNLDSVIISGYPGTITSTWQQAGRAGRNKRESLVFLMGFENPLDQYFMRHPEKLFDKPHEHAIIDTENPKIVMGHLACAAHELPIRSEEFKEKHKKQLQYLTEKGLLKKVGTDYYYTPNNQPHQKVRLNNISGEIYEIKYKNRVLETMDTWQAYREAHQGAVLLHQGDSYIVEEFSNKKREIKVEKRDVEHYTEPISTTEIQINETRETQKNNVIKHGGVRVSEHYTAYRTKNGDEVLGIHPLELPPIEFDTEGMWIEIPNQLIKQNEKQGYDPEGSLHAVEHAMISMTPYHAMCDRWDIGGVSSLKHRNTDQPTIFIYDAYQGGIGITKKCYQIINKLTNTTHELINDCNCQQGCPSCIYSPKCGNNNNPLDKHGAKNILNNLKKELNKKQK, from the coding sequence ATGGTTTGTGATAATATGTTGGGGGTGGAGGGGGTTTTAGATGGTCTTGAAGAGGAGGATTGGTATGATGGGCAGATAGCTCATAGGGAGGTTTTGCCTGAGGAGGACGCTGTTTATGGTGAGGTTGAGTTGCACCCTAAAATAAGGGATTATTTGGGTGAGAATGATATTAGGTTGTATAGTCATCAGGCAAGAGCGGTTCGTAGTGTGAAGGATGGGGATGACGTTATAATTACTACTCCAACGGCTTCTGGTAAAACTTTGGTTTTCAATATACCTGTTTTTGAGGAGCTGCTTAGGGATCCGGAGGCTAGGGCTCTTTATATCTATCCTACTAAAGCGCTTTCTAATGACCAGCTTACTACTTTGAAAGAGATGGATAGTTTTTTGGGTAGTGGTGGGTGGCCGGGTGTTTATGATGGGGATACACCGAGGGATAGGAAAGTGAGAATTAGGAACCGTTCTAAGATTATTTTGACGAATCCTTATGGGTTGCATTATTATCTACCTTGGCATGAAAAATGGAGTACCGTTTTTCAAAATCTAAAGTTTATTGTGTTGGATGAGGTTCACAACTATCGGGGTGTTTTTGGTTCAAATGTAAGCCATCTATTACATCGTTTGTTAAGGCTTTCCAAGAAATATGGGTCTGATCCGCAGATAATAATGTCGAGTGCTACAATTGCAAATCCCCAAGAGCTATCTAAAAAACTTACTGGCCGTAAATTTACTAAGATAACTGATGATGGTTCTGAATCTGGTGAAAAGCATTTTATTTTTTGGGATACGAAGGAAAATCCTGATTATTCGCCTCATATGCAGGCAAGTGCTTTATTGAGATATCTAGTTCAACAAGACCTTCAGACATTATGTTTTACAGTGTCTAGGAGGATTGCTGAGTTGGTTAGTCGTTGGGCAGGTAAGGATGACGTTATAAAAGCGTATAGGGCGGGTTATCTACCTAAAGAACGTAGGAAAATAGAAAAACAACTAAAAAACGGTAGTATAAAAGGTGTGGCTTCAACGAACGCTTTAGAGCTTGGAATCGACATTGGTAATCTTGATTCGGTAATAATCTCAGGATATCCTGGAACGATAACCTCAACATGGCAACAAGCAGGTAGGGCTGGGAGAAATAAGAGGGAATCATTGGTGTTCTTGATGGGTTTTGAAAACCCGTTGGACCAATACTTCATGAGGCATCCAGAAAAACTGTTCGACAAACCACATGAACACGCGATAATCGACACCGAAAACCCGAAGATAGTTATGGGGCATCTAGCTTGTGCAGCACATGAACTCCCAATCAGGAGCGAAGAATTCAAAGAGAAACACAAAAAACAACTCCAATACCTAACAGAAAAAGGGCTTCTAAAAAAAGTTGGAACCGACTATTACTACACACCAAACAACCAACCACACCAAAAGGTGAGGTTGAACAACATCTCCGGTGAGATATACGAAATAAAATATAAAAACCGGGTTTTAGAAACAATGGACACATGGCAAGCTTACAGAGAAGCACATCAGGGAGCCGTTTTATTACATCAAGGAGACTCCTACATCGTTGAAGAGTTTTCCAACAAAAAAAGAGAGATAAAGGTTGAGAAAAGAGATGTCGAACATTATACCGAACCAATATCAACAACAGAGATACAGATAAATGAAACAAGAGAAACACAAAAAAACAATGTTATAAAACACGGTGGAGTAAGAGTCTCAGAACACTATACAGCATACAGAACAAAAAACGGAGATGAAGTACTCGGAATACACCCCCTCGAACTCCCACCAATAGAGTTCGACACAGAGGGAATGTGGATCGAAATACCAAACCAACTGATAAAACAAAACGAAAAACAAGGATACGACCCTGAAGGGTCTTTACACGCAGTTGAACACGCAATGATATCAATGACTCCCTACCACGCCATGTGTGATCGATGGGACATAGGAGGCGTATCATCACTAAAACACAGAAACACCGACCAACCAACAATATTCATATACGACGCATACCAAGGTGGAATCGGAATAACCAAAAAATGCTACCAAATAATAAACAAACTAACCAACACAACCCACGAATTGATAAACGACTGCAACTGCCAACAAGGCTGTCCCTCCTGCATATACTCACCAAAATGCGGAAACAACAACAACCCACTCGACAAACACGGCGCGAAAAACATACTAAATAATCTAAAAAAAGAATTAAACAAAAAACAAAAATAA
- the leuS gene encoding leucine--tRNA ligase, with protein MVEEYIPAEIEEKWMQRWREEGVFEADPSSRDSYYVNVAYPYPSGSMHVGHGRTYTLPDIIARYKRMDGYNVLFPMAWHVTGTPVIGISRRIADGDEDTTKLYRDLYGVPEQTLQSFTDPEEIVNYFSQEYQKVMSRMGYSIDWRRQFRTVDSEYKSFIKWQFESLRELGLIKKGTHPVKYCPHDKNALGDHDLLEGEEAKIDEFTLIKFKLKTGEILPCATLRPETIFGVTNLWIKPDAEYLKIKVGKETWIVSEIAAEKLKAQNKDIKKLEKLKGTEIIGKKAKHPYPGIVEILPADFLDPNMASGVVMSVPAHAPYDLAALKQLKEKPTNIKPITVIETDRYKGEIPAEKILEEYNIESQTDPKLEKATEDLYGIEHAKGRISSQLGEYGGMGVKKGREAIKKDMIELGIATKMYEFNERPVICRCGEHAVVKIVEDQWFIDYSNQEWKTKTKQAIKNSNLIPKEIEKDFIHTINWLEEWAGTRRVGLGTKLPWDQEWIIEPLSDSTLYMAYYTIANHIKNREIDTSLFDYIFLGKGTPNEIAKKSELTTDEIEEMKKEFEYWYPYNYRFSAKDLIPNHLTFQIFHHTALLPQNLWPKGMSVCGMGLLEGKKMSSSKGNVVLLNEAIDKYGADTVRFFLSASAEPWQDFDWRENAVKSTHKNLKSFWRKTNQYLNYKINKPTEQKPIDQWLESRFNKTIKKTRESLEQHQTRKALQTAFYKFKKDIDWYNKRTNTNRTAAKKTLKNIATDWIKLLAPFIPYMTQELYSKTNKGEITQQKYPTPDKTKINNQLEQEEKLIKQTRKDIKEIIEVTGTKPNKINIYTASKWKWKVYNKAKKMKTQNQGQIMSELMQNQELRQKGNKVKKLLNKITTEIKKNNTDNTQINEKQVLQRAKNYLKQEFETKITIQKEENTENTEKAKNARPHRPAIYIE; from the coding sequence ATGGTTGAAGAATACATTCCGGCTGAAATTGAAGAGAAATGGATGCAGAGATGGCGAGAAGAAGGTGTTTTTGAAGCAGATCCTTCATCTAGAGATTCATATTATGTTAATGTTGCATATCCCTATCCAAGTGGGTCAATGCATGTTGGGCACGGCAGAACATATACCTTGCCCGATATAATAGCCAGGTATAAACGAATGGATGGGTACAACGTCCTTTTTCCAATGGCTTGGCACGTTACTGGAACGCCTGTCATAGGGATCTCACGTAGGATAGCTGATGGTGATGAAGATACCACCAAACTATATAGAGACTTGTACGGGGTTCCTGAACAAACGCTCCAGTCGTTTACAGATCCTGAAGAGATAGTTAACTACTTCAGCCAGGAATATCAGAAAGTTATGAGCCGGATGGGATATTCCATAGACTGGAGACGTCAATTCCGAACCGTTGACAGTGAATATAAATCATTTATCAAATGGCAGTTCGAATCACTCCGAGAACTCGGTTTAATCAAAAAAGGAACACACCCAGTTAAATACTGTCCCCACGACAAAAACGCCCTTGGAGATCACGACCTACTTGAAGGCGAAGAAGCAAAGATAGACGAATTCACATTAATAAAATTCAAACTAAAAACAGGCGAAATACTACCCTGCGCCACACTAAGGCCGGAAACTATTTTTGGAGTAACAAACCTCTGGATCAAACCCGACGCAGAATACCTAAAAATAAAAGTAGGAAAAGAAACCTGGATAGTGAGCGAAATAGCTGCAGAAAAACTCAAAGCACAAAACAAAGACATAAAAAAACTTGAAAAACTAAAAGGAACAGAAATCATAGGTAAAAAAGCAAAACATCCCTACCCAGGCATAGTGGAAATACTTCCAGCAGACTTCCTCGACCCCAACATGGCCAGCGGAGTGGTAATGTCAGTTCCAGCACACGCACCATACGACCTAGCCGCATTAAAACAACTAAAAGAAAAACCAACAAACATAAAACCAATAACAGTAATCGAAACAGACAGATACAAAGGGGAGATACCGGCAGAAAAAATACTAGAAGAATACAACATTGAAAGCCAGACAGACCCAAAACTGGAGAAAGCAACAGAAGACCTATATGGAATAGAACATGCAAAAGGCCGTATATCCAGCCAACTCGGAGAATATGGAGGAATGGGGGTAAAAAAAGGAAGAGAAGCAATAAAAAAAGACATGATAGAACTAGGGATAGCCACAAAAATGTACGAATTCAACGAAAGACCAGTAATCTGTCGTTGTGGAGAACACGCAGTCGTCAAAATAGTAGAAGACCAATGGTTCATAGACTACAGCAACCAAGAATGGAAAACAAAAACAAAACAAGCAATCAAAAACTCCAACCTAATCCCAAAAGAAATAGAAAAAGACTTCATACACACAATAAACTGGCTAGAAGAATGGGCTGGAACACGTAGAGTCGGATTAGGAACAAAACTACCCTGGGACCAAGAATGGATAATAGAGCCATTAAGCGACTCAACCCTATACATGGCATACTACACAATAGCAAACCACATAAAAAACCGAGAAATCGATACATCCCTCTTCGACTACATCTTCCTAGGAAAAGGAACACCAAACGAAATCGCCAAAAAATCAGAACTCACCACCGATGAAATCGAAGAAATGAAAAAAGAATTCGAATACTGGTATCCATACAACTACCGTTTCTCAGCAAAAGACCTGATACCAAACCACCTAACCTTCCAGATATTCCACCACACAGCACTATTACCACAAAACCTATGGCCAAAAGGAATGTCAGTATGCGGAATGGGACTACTAGAAGGCAAAAAAATGTCATCATCAAAAGGAAACGTAGTCCTACTAAACGAAGCAATAGACAAATACGGAGCAGATACAGTAAGATTCTTCCTATCAGCCAGCGCAGAACCATGGCAAGACTTCGATTGGAGAGAAAACGCAGTAAAATCCACACACAAAAACCTAAAATCATTCTGGAGAAAAACAAACCAATACCTAAACTACAAAATAAACAAACCCACCGAACAAAAACCAATAGACCAATGGCTAGAAAGCCGATTCAACAAAACAATCAAAAAAACACGAGAATCACTAGAACAACACCAAACACGAAAAGCCCTACAAACAGCATTCTACAAATTCAAAAAAGACATAGACTGGTACAACAAAAGAACAAACACAAACCGCACAGCCGCTAAAAAAACACTCAAAAACATAGCAACAGACTGGATAAAACTACTAGCACCATTCATACCCTACATGACACAAGAACTCTACTCAAAAACAAACAAAGGAGAAATAACACAACAAAAATACCCAACACCAGACAAAACCAAAATAAACAACCAACTAGAACAAGAAGAAAAACTCATAAAACAAACCAGAAAAGACATAAAAGAAATAATAGAAGTAACAGGCACAAAACCAAACAAAATAAACATCTACACAGCCAGCAAATGGAAATGGAAAGTATACAACAAAGCCAAAAAAATGAAAACACAAAACCAAGGCCAAATAATGAGCGAACTAATGCAAAACCAAGAACTCAGACAAAAAGGAAACAAAGTAAAAAAACTCCTAAACAAAATCACAACAGAAATCAAGAAAAACAACACAGACAACACACAAATAAACGAAAAACAAGTACTCCAAAGAGCCAAAAACTACTTAAAACAAGAATTCGAAACAAAAATAACAATACAAAAAGAAGAAAACACAGAAAACACAGAAAAAGCCAAAAACGCACGACCACACAGACCAGCAATATACATAGAATAA
- a CDS encoding amphi-Trp domain-containing protein, whose amino-acid sequence MKMDKKDEGPKRVIQGRFQEEFYMTRKETAEFLRNLADEIEKSNEIKITTQDWELPFKIREDVEVEIELEENELEIEIEFEKHKDKKLQVE is encoded by the coding sequence ATGAAAATGGATAAAAAAGACGAAGGACCAAAACGAGTAATCCAAGGAAGATTCCAAGAAGAATTCTACATGACAAGAAAAGAAACAGCAGAATTCCTAAGAAACCTAGCAGACGAAATAGAAAAAAGCAACGAAATAAAAATAACCACCCAAGACTGGGAACTACCATTCAAAATAAGAGAAGACGTCGAAGTAGAAATCGAACTAGAAGAAAACGAACTAGAAATAGAAATAGAATTCGAAAAACACAAAGACAAAAAACTCCAAGTAGAATAA
- the hisC gene encoding histidinol-phosphate transaminase, protein MNKIAREIDEYQRGKTKDEIAEKYNLNPTEIVSLASNENSYGPPPKSIQAIKENADRVYRYPSPKDADRIRNEIASKTKLDIDNVVLGTGSDGIMESLMKMYIEPGDQVLIPTPTFSYYTLLTKIYKAEPKHIERDQNYNIPENITEKIDSKTKIIFLCSPNNPTGNTIDREKLKQILEKDILVVLDEAYVEFADQTHAQLIKKHDNLVVLRTFSKAYGLAGLRIGYALTTPQITKKYKAVSPPFPLAIPSIEAAIAALNDKKHLEKTIQKTRRERKRLQKEIPLKTYPSQGNYIFIDASPHKATKLTEKLMQKGIIVRDCTPIPGCKDTNIRITVGKPRENTKTIQAIKKITKK, encoded by the coding sequence ATGAACAAAATAGCCAGAGAGATAGATGAATACCAACGAGGTAAAACCAAAGACGAAATCGCAGAGAAATACAATTTAAATCCCACTGAAATCGTCTCACTCGCATCAAACGAAAACTCTTACGGCCCACCCCCTAAATCGATACAAGCCATAAAAGAAAATGCCGACAGAGTATACCGATACCCATCACCGAAAGATGCAGACCGAATACGAAACGAGATAGCATCTAAAACAAAACTTGATATCGATAACGTCGTTCTAGGCACCGGTTCGGATGGAATAATGGAAAGCCTAATGAAGATGTACATAGAGCCGGGAGACCAAGTCCTAATCCCAACACCCACATTCTCATATTACACATTACTAACAAAAATCTATAAAGCCGAACCAAAACACATAGAGAGAGATCAAAACTATAACATACCTGAAAATATAACTGAAAAAATCGATTCAAAGACAAAAATCATTTTCCTATGCAGTCCAAACAACCCAACAGGAAACACCATCGACAGAGAAAAACTAAAACAAATATTGGAAAAAGACATCCTCGTAGTTCTCGATGAAGCCTACGTAGAGTTCGCAGACCAAACACACGCACAACTAATAAAAAAACACGACAACCTGGTTGTACTAAGAACATTCTCAAAAGCATACGGACTAGCTGGATTGAGAATTGGATACGCATTAACAACCCCACAGATAACCAAGAAATACAAAGCAGTTTCACCACCATTCCCACTCGCAATACCATCAATAGAAGCAGCTATAGCAGCCTTAAACGACAAAAAACACCTAGAAAAAACAATACAAAAAACCCGTAGAGAAAGAAAAAGACTACAAAAAGAAATACCATTAAAAACATACCCCTCCCAAGGAAACTACATCTTCATCGATGCATCACCCCACAAAGCAACCAAACTGACAGAAAAACTAATGCAAAAAGGCATTATAGTCAGGGACTGCACACCAATCCCAGGATGTAAAGACACAAACATACGGATAACAGTAGGAAAACCCAGAGAAAACACCAAAACAATCCAAGCAATAAAAAAAATAACAAAAAAGTGA
- a CDS encoding type IV pilin N-terminal domain-containing protein → MKEIGLTDFVSEESGVSPVIGVIMMVSIVVLLAAVIAAFTFGVINLPAVTPTASISIEQAEINDEGIQITLLHESGETLYPEKTSLVVTNLNTSQTDTKNLNQSMNSDTWSTGERITTNIDIGNSEDAVYPEDEIEVRVVDLESGGTVGISTSPIS, encoded by the coding sequence TTGAAAGAAATTGGTTTAACGGATTTCGTGAGTGAGGAATCGGGTGTTAGTCCAGTAATAGGCGTGATAATGATGGTTTCTATAGTGGTGTTGCTTGCAGCAGTAATAGCAGCTTTCACTTTTGGAGTTATAAACCTACCAGCAGTCACACCAACCGCCAGCATATCGATCGAACAAGCCGAGATAAATGATGAAGGCATACAGATTACTTTGCTGCATGAGTCAGGTGAAACATTATACCCAGAAAAAACCAGTCTGGTTGTAACCAACTTGAATACAAGTCAAACAGATACGAAAAACCTTAATCAATCTATGAACAGCGATACTTGGTCCACAGGTGAACGAATAACAACCAATATAGACATAGGTAATTCCGAGGACGCTGTCTATCCTGAAGATGAGATCGAGGTAAGAGTCGTTGATTTAGAATCTGGAGGTACAGTTGGAATATCAACCTCCCCGATATCTTAA
- the guaA gene encoding glutamine-hydrolyzing GMP synthase, producing MVEVEKFIEEAVSDIDGEIDGDAMIALSGGVDSSVCAELAYRAIGENLHPVFVDTGLMRKGEVDQIKKTFSHMNLRVVEARDRFLGELEGVVDPEEKRHVVGREFIRIFEEVARELDIDYLIQGTIYPDKIESDGGIKSHHNVGGLPERIEFKSIVEPVSDLYKDEVREVGRALDLPEDITERMPFPGPGLGVRVIGEITREKLDVVREANAIVEEEIMKYEPWQAFAALLSRGTGVKGDKRVHGWIISIRSVESRDGMTARAMNIPMESLKKMGQRITSEISSVSRVVYDVTDKPPGTIEYE from the coding sequence ATGGTTGAAGTTGAAAAGTTTATTGAGGAAGCGGTTAGTGATATCGATGGTGAGATTGATGGAGATGCAATGATTGCTTTATCTGGTGGTGTTGATAGTTCTGTTTGCGCTGAACTTGCGTATAGGGCTATTGGGGAAAACCTACATCCTGTTTTTGTTGACACTGGTTTGATGCGGAAGGGTGAGGTTGATCAGATAAAGAAGACCTTCAGTCACATGAATTTAAGGGTTGTTGAGGCTAGAGATAGGTTTTTGGGTGAGTTAGAAGGTGTTGTTGATCCTGAAGAGAAAAGGCATGTTGTTGGCCGGGAGTTTATACGTATTTTCGAGGAGGTTGCTAGGGAGCTTGATATAGATTATCTTATTCAAGGAACCATCTATCCAGATAAGATAGAGAGCGATGGTGGGATTAAGAGCCATCACAACGTTGGTGGACTTCCTGAGCGTATTGAGTTTAAAAGTATTGTCGAGCCGGTTAGTGATTTGTATAAAGATGAGGTTCGGGAGGTTGGACGTGCTCTTGACCTACCTGAAGATATTACAGAGAGAATGCCGTTTCCAGGACCGGGTCTTGGAGTACGGGTTATTGGGGAGATTACTAGGGAGAAACTAGATGTTGTACGTGAAGCTAACGCGATAGTGGAGGAAGAGATAATGAAGTATGAACCATGGCAGGCTTTTGCAGCTTTACTTTCACGTGGAACAGGAGTTAAAGGTGACAAAAGAGTGCATGGATGGATTATATCTATCCGGTCCGTTGAATCACGTGATGGAATGACTGCACGCGCTATGAACATACCTATGGAGAGCTTAAAGAAGATGGGTCAGAGAATAACAAGTGAGATATCAAGTGTTAGCAGGGTTGTATATGATGTTACCGATAAGCCTCCAGGCACCATTGAATATGAATAA
- a CDS encoding CGGC domain-containing protein, with amino-acid sequence MSDDVTKVAIVRCERISEACAGYGCLTAFNDRRVKFEEIGDAELVGFFTCGGCPGRRIKRLVKKLQSKDRAPDVIHLSSCMLYDEEQDYISCPAVDEIERMIESMNIKVERGTHH; translated from the coding sequence TTGAGTGACGATGTAACCAAGGTAGCCATTGTTAGGTGTGAACGTATATCTGAGGCTTGTGCCGGCTATGGATGTTTAACGGCTTTCAACGACCGGAGAGTTAAGTTCGAGGAAATTGGTGATGCAGAGCTAGTTGGTTTCTTCACCTGTGGTGGCTGTCCAGGCCGTAGGATAAAGCGGTTGGTTAAGAAACTTCAGAGCAAGGATCGAGCTCCAGACGTCATCCATCTAAGCTCCTGCATGCTATATGACGAAGAACAAGATTATATAAGCTGTCCAGCAGTCGATGAAATCGAAAGGATGATAGAGTCGATGAATATAAAAGTTGAAAGGGGAACTCATCACTAA
- a CDS encoding ArsR/SmtB family transcription factor, giving the protein MMLLDILASKKRLQILKLLSNEDQYVSQIMKKLKMDGKNTKHHLDTLENTNIITSYKKGRKKYYKLNTEIKLKVTPPPEGTFQLLALQNQNQN; this is encoded by the coding sequence ATGATGTTGTTGGATATACTCGCATCCAAAAAAAGACTACAAATACTCAAACTACTAAGCAACGAAGACCAATACGTATCACAAATAATGAAAAAACTAAAAATGGACGGAAAAAACACCAAACACCACCTAGACACACTAGAAAACACAAACATAATAACAAGCTACAAAAAAGGAAGAAAAAAATACTACAAACTAAACACAGAAATCAAACTAAAAGTAACACCACCCCCAGAAGGAACATTCCAACTACTAGCACTACAAAACCAAAATCAAAACTAA
- a CDS encoding adenylate kinase family protein, which translates to MKIAITGTPGTGKTTATKKLPKKYSVTHLNELVKNKQLYTEKDKKRDSYIIDLQKIEQTIPEKGVFESHFSHQLDVDRIIILRCHPTQLRKRLKQKNFNEQKINENVMAETVDVILLEAMQTQKPINEIDTTNLNPKQVAEKIQETIEKQPEENTGKIDWINELNEENDIQL; encoded by the coding sequence ATGAAGATAGCAATAACCGGAACACCAGGAACCGGAAAAACAACAGCCACAAAAAAACTACCCAAAAAATACAGCGTAACACACCTCAACGAACTGGTCAAAAACAAACAACTCTACACAGAGAAAGACAAAAAAAGAGACAGCTACATAATAGACCTACAGAAAATAGAACAAACAATCCCAGAAAAAGGAGTTTTCGAAAGCCATTTCTCACACCAACTAGACGTAGACCGAATAATAATATTAAGATGCCACCCAACACAACTCCGAAAAAGACTTAAACAAAAAAACTTCAACGAACAAAAAATCAACGAAAACGTCATGGCCGAAACCGTCGACGTAATACTCCTAGAAGCAATGCAAACCCAGAAACCAATAAACGAAATCGATACAACAAACCTAAACCCAAAACAAGTCGCTGAAAAAATCCAAGAAACCATAGAAAAACAACCAGAAGAAAACACTGGAAAAATAGATTGGATCAACGAACTAAACGAAGAAAACGACATCCAACTATAA